One stretch of Tepidibacter hydrothermalis DNA includes these proteins:
- a CDS encoding MerR family transcriptional regulator has protein sequence MSKYFSIGEMSKLHKISIQTLRYYDEIGLFKPIYVDKKSNYRYYSIEQFSKLDVVKYLKYLGMPLKEIKDKLEENNEEILKLLNNKIDVVDSKIKELELIKKVLNTKKETIETGLKVDDIGKIFKKHIPRRSILSMEYEDGFSIEEKMELSRRKIANILEENVSVFYGGVGGLVSMEKVKSNQKVIYENSFVTIERDLFNKENQKSIKTIPTGDFICIKYKGSYCENYKYFKQLIDYIEYKRIQVEDYMYEIPIIDPLSTNNKDELITEIQVLVKKREIDLRCLV, from the coding sequence ATGAGCAAGTATTTTTCAATAGGAGAAATGTCAAAACTTCATAAAATAAGTATACAGACTCTTAGATATTATGATGAGATTGGTTTATTTAAACCCATTTATGTAGATAAAAAAAGTAATTATAGATACTATTCAATAGAACAATTTTCTAAATTAGATGTTGTAAAATATTTGAAGTATTTGGGTATGCCATTGAAAGAAATCAAAGATAAACTAGAGGAAAACAATGAAGAAATATTAAAACTATTAAATAACAAAATTGATGTAGTAGATTCTAAAATTAAGGAATTAGAATTAATTAAAAAAGTTCTGAATACAAAAAAAGAAACAATAGAAACAGGACTAAAAGTAGATGATATAGGAAAAATATTCAAAAAACATATACCAAGAAGAAGTATTTTATCTATGGAATATGAAGATGGTTTCAGTATAGAAGAAAAGATGGAGCTTTCTCGAAGAAAAATAGCTAATATATTGGAAGAAAATGTATCGGTGTTTTATGGTGGTGTAGGCGGATTAGTATCTATGGAAAAAGTTAAATCAAATCAAAAAGTTATTTATGAAAATAGTTTTGTAACAATAGAAAGAGATTTATTTAATAAGGAAAATCAAAAATCTATTAAAACTATTCCTACTGGAGACTTTATATGTATAAAATATAAAGGATCCTATTGTGAAAACTACAAGTATTTCAAGCAACTAATAGACTATATAGAATATAAACGAATACAAGTAGAAGATTATATGTATGAAATACCTATAATTGATCCATTATCTACAAATAATAAAGATGAACTTATTACAGAAATACAAGTTTTAGTAAAAAAAAGAGAAATAGATTTAAGATGCTTAGTTTAA
- a CDS encoding tRNA dihydrouridine synthase translates to MKYYLAPMEGITEYIYRNSYEKIFRNIDKYFTPFIPTNESKSLKTKELKDVLPENNRGMNIVPQIITNDSQGFVNLSRKLQQLGYNEVNLNLGCPVKTVVSKNRGSGFLAKREELDIFLDEIFKINDMKISIKTRIGKNSPEEFYELIKIYNKYPIEELIIHPRTQKDFYGNKPNLEVFKDALSLSTNPVCYNGDIFTADDHNKLIKAFPQVKTVMLGRGILANPGLINEIKNNTSIDKEVLKAFHDEILNNYMELFNEEKNAIFKMKELWGYMIYIFSNNKEYAEKIKKSQTLSDYKEVVSSLFIEQEIIEGAGLFNNKR, encoded by the coding sequence ATGAAATATTATTTAGCACCAATGGAAGGAATTACGGAATACATATATAGAAATTCTTATGAAAAAATTTTTCGCAATATTGATAAATACTTTACACCTTTTATTCCTACAAATGAAAGTAAAAGTCTTAAAACTAAAGAATTAAAAGATGTTTTACCCGAAAATAATAGAGGTATGAATATAGTACCTCAAATAATTACTAATGATTCACAAGGTTTTGTTAATCTATCTAGAAAATTACAACAATTAGGTTATAACGAAGTTAATTTAAATTTAGGGTGTCCTGTTAAAACGGTTGTTTCAAAAAATAGGGGCTCGGGATTTCTGGCAAAAAGAGAAGAACTTGATATATTCTTAGATGAAATATTCAAAATAAATGATATGAAAATTTCTATAAAGACTAGAATAGGAAAGAATAGTCCAGAAGAATTCTATGAGTTGATAAAAATTTATAATAAATATCCTATAGAAGAATTAATTATTCATCCTAGAACACAAAAAGATTTTTATGGAAATAAGCCTAATTTAGAAGTATTTAAAGATGCATTATCTTTAAGTACAAATCCAGTATGTTATAATGGAGACATTTTCACTGCTGATGATCATAATAAATTAATAAAAGCTTTTCCGCAAGTAAAAACAGTAATGCTTGGAAGGGGTATACTAGCCAATCCAGGGTTAATTAATGAGATTAAAAATAATACTTCTATAGATAAAGAAGTATTAAAAGCTTTTCATGATGAAATTTTAAATAACTATATGGAATTATTTAATGAAGAAAAAAATGCAATATTTAAAATGAAAGAATTATGGGGATATATGATTTATATATTTTCAAATAATAAAGAATATGCTGAAAAAATAAAGAAGTCACAAACGTTAAGTGATTATAAAGAAGTAGTTTCAAGTTTATTTATAGAGCAAGAAATCATAGAAGGGGCGGGGTTATTTAATAATAAACGCTAA
- a CDS encoding trans-sulfuration enzyme family protein has translation MNNNLNHDLETKIIHWGHTSDKSTGALATPIYQTATFAAQTVEHFEQLCRDFGYVYTRECNPNLNELELKLAMLEDGENAIVSASGMGAITSTILALVKSGDHIVSSDGIFSHTKLFMSELLLKFGVEVTFVDATNPCNIKDALKTNTKLVYIESPLNPSLDLVDIETIAQIAHENKSLLIVDSTFATPIIQKPITLGADIVIHSLTKFINGHGDTLGGAAIGSKELIDLVKWPSLPCFTGASLPPMNAWMILRGIKTLDMRMKKHCENALAVAEFLNEEEYIEEVKYPGLKSHPQHELCKTQMNGLGGGVLSFKLKDGINGLSRDEASRILINSLQLCTIATSLGEEHTLVQMNGENLIRIAIGLESSTDIINDLKQAMDKLK, from the coding sequence ATGAATAATAATTTAAATCACGACTTAGAAACTAAAATAATTCATTGGGGTCACACTAGTGATAAATCAACAGGAGCTCTTGCAACACCAATATATCAAACTGCTACATTTGCAGCTCAAACAGTTGAACACTTTGAACAATTATGTAGAGATTTTGGATATGTTTACACTAGAGAATGTAATCCAAATTTAAATGAATTAGAATTAAAGCTTGCTATGCTTGAAGATGGGGAAAACGCTATCGTAAGTGCTTCTGGAATGGGAGCTATAACGTCAACGATATTAGCTTTAGTAAAAAGTGGAGATCATATAGTAAGTTCCGATGGAATATTTTCTCACACTAAATTATTTATGAGTGAATTATTATTAAAATTTGGGGTTGAAGTTACATTTGTAGATGCTACAAATCCGTGCAATATAAAAGATGCTTTAAAAACAAATACAAAATTAGTATATATAGAAAGTCCTTTAAATCCATCGTTGGACCTAGTTGATATAGAAACTATTGCACAAATAGCTCATGAAAATAAAAGTTTACTTATAGTAGATAGTACTTTTGCTACACCTATAATACAAAAACCAATAACTTTAGGAGCAGATATAGTAATTCATAGTTTAACTAAATTCATCAATGGCCATGGCGATACATTAGGTGGAGCTGCAATAGGATCAAAAGAACTAATAGATTTAGTTAAATGGCCAAGCCTACCTTGTTTTACAGGTGCTTCATTACCACCTATGAATGCGTGGATGATATTAAGGGGAATAAAAACTTTAGATATGAGAATGAAAAAACACTGTGAAAATGCTTTAGCAGTAGCAGAATTTTTAAATGAAGAAGAATATATAGAAGAAGTAAAATATCCAGGATTAAAATCTCATCCTCAACATGAATTGTGTAAAACACAAATGAACGGACTAGGTGGGGGAGTATTATCTTTCAAATTAAAAGATGGAATAAATGGATTGAGTAGAGATGAGGCTAGTAGAATATTAATAAATTCATTGCAATTATGCACAATAGCTACTAGTTTAGGAGAAGAACACACTTTAGTTCAAATGAATGGTGAAAATCTTATAAGAATAGCTATAGGATTAGAATCATCAACAGATATAATAAATGATCTTAAACAAGCAATGGACAAATTAAAATAA
- a CDS encoding sodium:solute symporter family protein, with amino-acid sequence MLTLWENGLIIICALIFVGIGYYFSKNVKDMESYYLGNRSLPWSLIVGTLVASWYGGVGTVGSVEYAAIYGISAWAVWSIAAHIGRMPLALWVGPKIHIRTDITVPDLLESFYGKHVALLGAVLMFIYCAQLGEITAMGIIGEVAWGIDKQTIGLILVSIVVILTVLGGFMGVAVTDMILFFCMVFGLTMIMPQQFEKIGGFVGLTEALKDTPQLMHPTKGMSMMKALMLIVYSFGAYSDPTFYQRFSAANSPKVGRRALLTCFSLWICFDIVLVMTGLIVRATYPDMPPAAGYITLVLSSLPKGIRVLFIIGILGSIISTLDSYYLAAGATLANDIYGRITKKESTQKQLVTFTRIGVVVAATMGLSVAFKFENVYDACLFVGSIWMGSAFVPIVGALLGNGRRTELGGLLGMLGGGFTFGYFKMFPLKEFELEPLVIAIPVSFIAWFIGNKIGKDLNTNNEAVTIKEN; translated from the coding sequence ATGCTTACATTGTGGGAAAATGGATTAATAATAATATGTGCGCTTATATTCGTAGGGATAGGATATTATTTTTCAAAAAACGTAAAAGATATGGAAAGTTATTATTTAGGAAATCGTAGTTTACCTTGGTCTTTAATAGTAGGAACTTTGGTTGCATCGTGGTATGGTGGAGTTGGAACAGTAGGTAGTGTAGAGTATGCAGCTATATATGGTATTTCAGCATGGGCAGTATGGTCTATAGCTGCACATATAGGAAGAATGCCACTTGCTTTATGGGTAGGACCAAAGATACATATAAGAACAGATATAACGGTACCAGATTTATTAGAAAGTTTTTATGGTAAACATGTAGCTCTATTGGGTGCAGTATTAATGTTCATATATTGTGCTCAATTAGGTGAGATAACTGCCATGGGAATTATAGGTGAAGTAGCATGGGGTATAGACAAGCAGACTATAGGATTGATACTGGTATCAATTGTAGTAATATTAACTGTACTAGGTGGATTTATGGGAGTAGCTGTTACTGATATGATATTGTTCTTTTGTATGGTATTTGGATTGACGATGATTATGCCACAACAATTTGAAAAAATTGGAGGATTTGTAGGTCTTACAGAGGCGCTTAAAGATACTCCACAACTTATGCATCCTACAAAAGGAATGTCTATGATGAAGGCTTTAATGCTTATAGTATATTCTTTTGGAGCATACTCAGACCCTACATTTTATCAAAGATTTTCAGCAGCTAATTCTCCTAAAGTAGGAAGACGAGCATTATTAACATGTTTTTCTTTATGGATATGTTTTGATATAGTTCTTGTTATGACAGGGTTAATAGTAAGAGCCACATATCCTGATATGCCACCTGCAGCAGGTTATATAACTTTAGTACTAAGTAGTTTACCTAAAGGAATAAGAGTATTATTCATAATAGGTATATTAGGATCTATAATTTCTACATTAGATAGTTATTATCTTGCAGCAGGAGCAACATTAGCTAATGATATATATGGAAGAATAACTAAAAAAGAATCAACACAAAAACAATTAGTTACATTTACTAGAATAGGAGTTGTAGTAGCTGCAACTATGGGATTGAGTGTTGCATTTAAATTTGAAAATGTATATGATGCGTGCTTATTTGTAGGAAGTATATGGATGGGGTCTGCATTTGTACCAATAGTAGGAGCTCTTTTAGGAAATGGAAGAAGAACTGAACTTGGGGGATTGTTAGGAATGCTTGGAGGAGGATTTACTTTTGGATATTTTAAAATGTTTCCTCTTAAAGAATTTGAACTTGAGCCGCTTGTTATAGCTATACCAGTGTCATTTATTGCTTGGTTTATAGGAAATAAAATAGGAAAAGATTTGAATACAAACAATGAAGCTGTTACTATAAAGGAGAATTAA
- the hcp gene encoding hydroxylamine reductase, giving the protein MGMFCYQCQEAAGCKGCTVRGVCGKTEDVANAQDLLVYVTKGLAIVSNEGRKVGVIDSKVDKYITENLFTTITNANFDRNVILDRVRETLRLREELKGKVTKAGGQVGEIKITGGFFKKLLGMESQEVIIPDAAEWSGSTNTDFDKKAEKVGVLSTENEDIRSLRELIIYGLKGLSAYMKHAMNLGYNNEEVHGFMAKALAATLDDSLTSDDLVALAMEAGKYGVDGMALLDQANTGTYGHPEITKVDIGVRKNPGILISGHDLKDLELLLEQTKGTGVDVYTHSEMLAGQYYPEFKKYSHFAGNYGNAWWKQGEEFDKFNGPILMTTNCVVPPKDSYKNRLFTTGASGVPGCKHIEANKDGKKDFSQIIEMAKKCKAPIEIEKGEIVGGFAHNQVLALADKVVDAVKTGAIKRFFVMAGCDGRAKSRNYYTDFAKAIPNDTVILTAGCAKYKYNKLDLGDIGGIPRVLDAGQCNDSYSLVVIALKLKEVFGLDDVNELPISYNIAWYEQKAVIVLLSLLHLGVKNIHLGPTLPAFLSPNVAKVLVDNFGIGGITNVEDDIKMFMEN; this is encoded by the coding sequence ATGGGTATGTTTTGTTATCAATGTCAAGAGGCAGCAGGGTGCAAGGGTTGCACTGTAAGAGGTGTATGTGGTAAAACTGAAGATGTGGCTAATGCTCAAGATTTATTAGTTTATGTAACTAAAGGATTAGCAATAGTAAGTAATGAAGGAAGAAAGGTTGGAGTTATTGATTCTAAAGTAGATAAGTATATAACGGAAAACTTATTTACAACAATAACAAATGCTAACTTTGATAGAAATGTGATTTTAGACAGAGTAAGGGAAACTTTAAGATTAAGAGAAGAATTAAAAGGTAAAGTTACTAAAGCTGGAGGCCAAGTAGGTGAAATAAAAATTACTGGTGGATTCTTTAAGAAGTTATTAGGAATGGAATCACAGGAAGTTATAATACCTGATGCTGCTGAGTGGTCAGGTAGTACAAACACAGATTTTGATAAAAAAGCGGAAAAAGTTGGGGTATTATCAACAGAAAATGAAGATATAAGAAGTTTAAGAGAGCTTATAATTTATGGATTAAAAGGTTTATCAGCATATATGAAACACGCTATGAACTTAGGATATAATAATGAAGAGGTTCATGGATTTATGGCTAAAGCTTTAGCAGCAACACTTGATGACAGCTTAACATCAGATGATTTAGTAGCACTTGCCATGGAAGCGGGAAAATACGGTGTTGATGGAATGGCTTTATTAGATCAAGCCAATACAGGAACTTATGGACATCCTGAAATAACAAAAGTTGATATTGGAGTTAGAAAAAATCCAGGTATACTAATTTCAGGTCATGATTTAAAAGATTTAGAATTACTATTGGAGCAAACAAAAGGAACAGGAGTAGATGTTTATACTCATAGTGAAATGCTTGCAGGACAGTATTATCCGGAATTTAAAAAATATTCTCATTTTGCAGGAAACTATGGGAATGCATGGTGGAAACAAGGAGAGGAATTTGATAAATTTAATGGACCGATACTAATGACTACAAATTGCGTAGTTCCTCCAAAGGATTCATACAAGAATAGATTATTTACAACAGGTGCTTCAGGTGTACCAGGATGTAAACATATAGAAGCAAATAAAGATGGAAAAAAAGATTTCTCACAAATAATTGAAATGGCTAAAAAGTGTAAAGCTCCAATTGAAATAGAAAAAGGAGAAATAGTTGGAGGGTTCGCTCATAATCAAGTGCTAGCTCTTGCTGATAAAGTTGTTGATGCTGTTAAAACTGGTGCTATAAAGAGATTCTTTGTAATGGCTGGTTGTGATGGTAGAGCAAAATCAAGAAATTACTACACAGATTTTGCTAAGGCTATACCAAATGATACAGTGATTTTAACTGCTGGTTGTGCAAAGTATAAATATAATAAATTAGATTTAGGTGATATTGGTGGAATTCCAAGAGTACTAGATGCAGGACAATGTAATGATTCATATTCATTAGTAGTTATTGCTTTAAAACTTAAAGAAGTATTTGGATTAGATGATGTTAATGAATTACCTATATCTTATAATATTGCTTGGTATGAGCAAAAGGCAGTAATAGTATTATTATCATTACTACACTTAGGGGTTAAGAACATTCACTTAGGTCCAACATTACCAGCATTTTTATCACCAAATGTTGCTAAAGTATTAGTAGACAATTTTGGAATAGGTGGAATTACAAATGTAGAAGATGATATAAAAATGTTTATGGAGAATTAA
- a CDS encoding MASE3 domain-containing sensor histidine kinase, translating into MKIQIKKILKRCIFIIIILISFTLITNTEQLDRNPKKIKITVVSGWKPFSYLDSQGNLKGILIDFWKAWGKANNVEVEFGSPTSWSNSLELIKSGEESIHLGLFYRRNRSEYIDFGNPIMDIMTGIYVEKDVHALNINDIKNLGIGVTKKNYATRYLEKNYPNVKLLVYENIKEVMKAVDKGEVKAVCVDSHNNIRKISLYYTELKDFELLQTIYTRPLRVGVKKGEKELLTFINDGIKKISVDEIEDVKSKWEYITIYLTKDEVKNYVLIASIFIIIFLIINTLFLKYKIAKGVKRLSESEESYKKLVKLCPDGIFIHQKGRVVFVNEATIKILGEDDSKNIMGKNITEFVKEDYKKTVLDMLNTVEKLHITPPTFEEKIVKSNGELIDVEMSMNAITYKGKSAFLTIIRDISQRKEREKEKQNILMEKLKYERLKTEFFSNISHELKTPLNILLGSIQLIDKVSDDNKDQQNEYYKKYSPMMKQNCYRLLRLINNLIDITKIDAGFLKMNFENHNIIQVVEDITMSVVEYIKSKDIDIIFDTDIEEKIIKCDADKIERIILNLLSNSIKFTNEGGSIFVNIYDENEVVHISVKDTGVGIPQEEQKTIFERFRQVQPLLNREKEGSGIGLSLVKSIVEEHEGQIYLNSKYGEGSEFIIEIPTNIEIEQEPIVSDKISSDKSKVEKINIEFSDIYS; encoded by the coding sequence ATGAAAATACAAATAAAAAAGATATTAAAAAGATGTATATTTATAATAATAATATTGATTAGCTTTACCTTAATTACTAACACAGAACAACTAGATAGAAATCCTAAGAAAATAAAAATAACAGTTGTAAGTGGATGGAAACCTTTTAGTTATTTAGATTCACAAGGAAATCTTAAAGGTATATTAATTGATTTTTGGAAAGCATGGGGAAAGGCTAATAATGTTGAAGTAGAGTTTGGAAGTCCAACATCTTGGTCAAATTCATTAGAACTTATAAAAAGTGGAGAAGAAAGTATCCATTTAGGATTATTTTATAGACGTAATAGGTCAGAATATATAGATTTTGGAAATCCTATTATGGATATTATGACAGGAATATATGTAGAAAAAGATGTACATGCTCTCAATATTAATGATATTAAAAATTTAGGAATTGGTGTTACAAAAAAGAACTATGCTACACGTTATCTAGAAAAGAATTATCCTAATGTGAAATTGTTGGTATATGAAAATATTAAAGAGGTAATGAAAGCTGTAGATAAAGGGGAAGTAAAAGCTGTTTGTGTAGATTCTCATAATAATATTAGAAAAATATCCTTGTATTATACTGAATTAAAGGATTTTGAACTTTTACAGACAATATATACGCGTCCTCTAAGAGTTGGAGTTAAAAAAGGAGAAAAGGAATTATTAACTTTTATAAATGATGGAATAAAAAAAATATCAGTTGATGAAATAGAAGATGTGAAATCTAAGTGGGAATATATAACTATATATCTTACGAAAGACGAAGTGAAAAACTATGTTTTAATAGCAAGCATTTTTATAATTATTTTTTTAATAATAAATACTCTATTTTTAAAATATAAAATTGCAAAGGGAGTTAAAAGACTTTCAGAAAGTGAAGAAAGTTACAAAAAGCTTGTAAAACTGTGTCCGGATGGAATATTTATTCATCAAAAAGGGAGAGTCGTGTTTGTCAATGAAGCCACAATAAAAATACTTGGGGAAGATGATTCTAAAAATATAATGGGCAAAAATATAACAGAATTTGTTAAAGAAGATTATAAAAAAACTGTTCTAGATATGCTTAATACAGTTGAAAAATTACATATTACTCCTCCAACATTTGAAGAAAAAATAGTTAAAAGTAATGGAGAATTGATTGATGTTGAAATGTCAATGAATGCAATAACCTATAAAGGAAAAAGTGCGTTTTTAACAATCATAAGAGACATTTCTCAGAGAAAGGAAAGAGAAAAGGAAAAACAAAATATTCTTATGGAAAAATTGAAATATGAGAGGCTAAAAACAGAATTTTTTTCGAATATATCACATGAGCTTAAAACTCCTTTGAACATTTTATTAGGAAGTATACAGCTAATAGATAAGGTTTCTGACGATAATAAAGACCAACAAAATGAATATTATAAAAAATATTCTCCTATGATGAAGCAAAATTGCTACAGACTTCTTAGGCTTATTAATAATCTAATAGATATAACAAAAATAGATGCTGGATTTTTAAAAATGAATTTTGAAAATCACAATATTATTCAAGTTGTTGAAGATATAACTATGTCCGTAGTAGAATACATAAAAAGTAAAGACATAGATATAATATTTGATACAGATATAGAAGAAAAAATTATTAAGTGTGATGCTGATAAAATTGAGAGAATCATTCTTAATCTACTTTCTAATTCTATTAAATTTACAAATGAAGGTGGAAGTATATTTGTAAATATATATGATGAAAATGAGGTTGTACATATATCTGTAAAAGATACGGGGGTAGGTATTCCCCAAGAGGAACAAAAAACAATATTTGAGAGGTTTAGACAAGTACAGCCCTTGTTAAACAGGGAGAAAGAAGGAAGTGGAATAGGACTTTCACTGGTAAAATCAATAGTAGAAGAGCATGAAGGACAGATATATTTAAATAGTAAATATGGAGAAGGCAGTGAATTTATTATTGAAATACCTACTAATATAGAAATAGAACAAGAACCTATTGTATCAGATAAAATATCTAGTGATAAAAGTAAAGTAGAAAAAATTAATATTGAGTTTTCGGATATATATTCATAA
- a CDS encoding MFS transporter, with product MDKNNKFKRYLIIFILAFGTTAMYSLPYMKSSFYDPMQQALGLSHTQIGNLLSLYGMVGMLAYFVGGIIADKFSIKKLISFSLISSGLIGFYFSTFPPYSMLLLIFVAWGATTILTFFAASIKVVRMQGSESEQGRIFGFYEGLSGISGTLVSFVGLYLFGKFTEITVGFKYVVWLYSIASIICGILLFMLIKEDKSEEESSGGDLSLKSIIDIIKMPKAWLIGLIVFSTYLVFSSLTYLSPYLSEVYLMPMTLVTSLSIVRTYVIKMGASPAAGIISDKVGSPIKVMFIGFILMAVSTGAYLVIPKNGSFLWIAVINMIILSTILFGFRGIYFASVSESNIPLEKTGAVVGFASLIGFSPDAFYYTLAGNWLDTYGQTGYTYIFIFSLICALIGIFATFTLNKLNQKEKLEQESNKITKKEQLV from the coding sequence ATGGATAAGAATAATAAATTTAAAAGATATTTAATAATATTCATATTAGCATTTGGAACTACAGCAATGTATAGTTTACCATATATGAAATCATCATTTTATGATCCTATGCAACAAGCATTAGGGTTGAGTCATACTCAAATAGGAAATTTACTGAGCTTATATGGAATGGTAGGTATGCTTGCATATTTTGTAGGAGGAATTATTGCGGATAAATTTTCAATCAAAAAATTAATATCATTTTCATTGATATCGTCCGGATTAATAGGATTTTATTTTTCTACATTTCCACCATATAGTATGCTATTGTTAATATTTGTAGCATGGGGAGCAACAACAATATTAACTTTCTTTGCTGCTTCAATAAAGGTTGTTAGAATGCAGGGAAGTGAATCTGAACAAGGAAGAATATTTGGATTTTATGAAGGATTATCAGGAATTTCAGGTACATTAGTATCATTTGTAGGATTATATTTATTTGGAAAATTTACTGAAATAACTGTAGGATTTAAGTATGTTGTTTGGTTATATTCAATAGCTTCTATAATATGTGGTATATTATTATTTATGTTAATAAAAGAAGATAAATCAGAAGAAGAATCTTCGGGTGGGGATTTGAGCCTTAAATCAATTATAGATATAATAAAAATGCCAAAGGCATGGTTAATAGGTCTTATAGTATTTTCAACTTATTTAGTATTCTCAAGTTTGACATATTTAAGTCCATATTTATCAGAAGTTTATTTAATGCCTATGACATTAGTTACTTCGTTATCTATAGTAAGAACATATGTTATAAAGATGGGAGCATCTCCTGCTGCAGGGATAATAAGTGATAAGGTTGGATCTCCTATAAAAGTAATGTTTATAGGGTTTATATTAATGGCAGTAAGTACAGGAGCATATTTAGTAATACCTAAGAATGGAAGCTTCTTATGGATAGCTGTTATAAATATGATAATACTAAGCACTATATTATTTGGATTTAGAGGAATATATTTTGCTTCTGTTTCGGAATCAAATATACCATTAGAAAAGACAGGAGCAGTAGTAGGTTTTGCTTCACTTATAGGATTTTCACCAGATGCATTCTATTATACTCTTGCTGGTAATTGGTTAGATACTTATGGACAAACTGGATATACATATATCTTCATATTTTCATTAATATGTGCTTTAATAGGTATATTTGCTACTTTTACATTAAATAAATTAAATCAAAAAGAAAAATTAGAACAAGAATCAAATAAAATAACAAAAAAAGAACAGTTAGTATAA
- the tlp gene encoding small acid-soluble spore protein Tlp, producing MKHNKDDRRDNVDRIQYNIDKTIQNFRMAEDMIEETSDDKMKKALEAKNDRREEALTGMRNEIKEEAIDKQNGYK from the coding sequence ATGAAACATAATAAAGATGACAGAAGAGATAATGTAGATAGAATTCAATATAATATTGACAAAACTATACAAAACTTCCGTATGGCTGAAGATATGATTGAAGAAACATCTGATGATAAAATGAAAAAAGCATTAGAAGCAAAAAATGATAGAAGAGAAGAAGCTCTTACTGGTATGAGAAATGAAATTAAAGAAGAGGCAATAGATAAACAAAACGGATATAAATAG